One part of the uncultured Bacteroides sp. genome encodes these proteins:
- the eno gene encoding phosphopyruvate hydratase — protein MKIEKITGREILDSRGNPTVEVDVLLESGVVSRASVPSGASTGENEALELRDGDKHRYGGKGVQKAVDNINKVIAPHLVGMSALDQMGIDHMMLALDGTPTKAKLGANAILGVSLAVAKAAANYLDLPLYRYIGGVNTYVLPVPMMNIINGGSHSDAPIAFQEFMIRPVGAKSFKEGLRMGAEVFHALKKVLKDRGLSTAVGDEGGFAPTLEGTEDALNSILSAIKAAGYEPEKDITIGLDCAASEFYKDGVYDYTKFEGSKGVKRSADEQVDFLEYLLNNFPIDSIEDGMDESDWSGWKKLTDRLGSRCQLVGDDLFVTNVDFLSKGIEQGCANSILIKVNQIGTLTETLNAIDMAHRHGYTTVTSHRSGETEDATIADIAVATNSGQIKTGSLSRSDRMAKYNQLLRIEEELGDRAIYGYKRIK, from the coding sequence ATGAAAATAGAAAAAATTACAGGAAGAGAAATTCTCGATTCAAGAGGTAACCCTACCGTAGAGGTAGATGTATTATTGGAATCAGGTGTAGTAAGCAGAGCTTCTGTCCCATCAGGAGCATCTACAGGAGAAAATGAAGCTCTGGAACTACGTGACGGCGACAAACATCGTTATGGTGGCAAAGGCGTACAGAAAGCTGTTGATAACATCAACAAAGTGATTGCTCCTCACCTAGTGGGCATGTCTGCTCTCGACCAAATGGGTATCGACCACATGATGCTGGCTCTTGATGGCACTCCAACAAAAGCGAAATTAGGTGCTAACGCTATCTTAGGCGTATCACTAGCTGTTGCCAAGGCAGCTGCTAACTATCTTGACCTGCCTCTGTACAGATACATCGGCGGTGTAAACACGTATGTTTTACCAGTGCCAATGATGAATATCATCAACGGTGGTTCTCATAGCGATGCCCCGATCGCTTTTCAGGAATTCATGATTCGCCCTGTTGGCGCCAAATCTTTCAAAGAAGGCTTGCGTATGGGTGCCGAAGTATTCCATGCATTGAAAAAAGTATTAAAAGATCGTGGTCTCAGCACTGCTGTAGGTGACGAAGGTGGTTTTGCTCCTACTCTTGAAGGAACTGAAGATGCACTTAATTCTATCTTGTCTGCTATCAAAGCTGCCGGATACGAACCTGAAAAAGACATCACTATCGGACTGGATTGTGCTGCTTCTGAATTCTACAAAGATGGTGTTTATGATTACACCAAATTTGAAGGTAGCAAAGGAGTGAAGAGATCAGCCGACGAACAGGTTGATTTCCTTGAATATTTATTGAACAACTTCCCTATCGATTCTATCGAAGATGGTATGGACGAAAGCGACTGGAGCGGATGGAAAAAACTTACCGACCGTTTGGGTAGCCGTTGCCAGCTAGTGGGTGATGACTTGTTTGTAACTAACGTAGATTTCTTATCAAAAGGTATCGAACAAGGTTGCGCTAACTCTATCTTGATTAAAGTAAACCAGATTGGTACTTTGACTGAGACTCTAAATGCTATCGACATGGCACACCGCCACGGATACACTACCGTTACTTCTCACCGTTCAGGTGAAACGGAAGATGCAACCATCGCCGACATTGCTGTAGCTACCAATAGCGGACAGATTAAGACTGGTTCTCTTAGCCGTTCTGACCGTATGGCCAAATATAATCAACTCCTTCGTATTGAAGAAGAGTTGGGAGATCGTGCGATATACGGATACAAGCGTATAAAATAA
- the fucO gene encoding lactaldehyde reductase, which produces MNRIILNETSYFGAGCRSVIATEATRRGFKKAFFVTDKDLIKFGVAAEIIKVMDDANIPYELYSDVKANPTIANVQNGVAAFKKSGADFIVALGGGSSIDTAKGIGIVVNNPDFADVKSLEGVADTKNKAVPTFALPTTAGTAAEVTINYVIIDEDAKKKMVCVDPNDIPAVAIVDPELMYSMPKGLTAATGMDALTHAIESFITPGAWVMSDMFATKAIEMIAQNLKAAVDNGKDTAAREAMSQAQYIAGMGFSNVGLGIVHSMAHPLGAFYDTPHGVANALLLPYVMEYNAASAAAPKYKEIAKAMGVNVEGMSCEEGVKAAVEAVKALSVSINIPQKLHEIGVKEEDIPALAVAAFNDVCTGGNPRTTSVADIEALYYKAF; this is translated from the coding sequence ATTAACAGGATTATTTTAAACGAGACCTCTTACTTTGGAGCTGGATGTCGCAGTGTTATAGCTACTGAAGCAACACGCCGTGGTTTTAAGAAAGCATTTTTTGTGACAGACAAAGATTTAATTAAGTTTGGTGTGGCTGCTGAAATCATTAAAGTAATGGATGATGCAAACATTCCTTATGAACTTTACAGTGATGTAAAAGCAAATCCTACAATTGCCAATGTGCAAAACGGAGTGGCTGCATTTAAAAAATCAGGTGCTGATTTTATTGTGGCCTTGGGTGGAGGATCATCCATTGATACGGCTAAGGGTATTGGTATTGTGGTTAATAATCCTGATTTTGCGGATGTGAAATCTTTAGAAGGGGTAGCTGACACAAAGAATAAAGCTGTTCCTACTTTTGCTTTGCCTACTACTGCGGGTACTGCTGCTGAGGTAACCATCAATTATGTTATTATTGATGAGGATGCAAAGAAAAAGATGGTTTGTGTAGACCCGAATGACATTCCTGCTGTTGCTATTGTAGATCCGGAACTGATGTATTCTATGCCTAAAGGCTTGACTGCTGCTACAGGTATGGATGCTTTGACTCATGCTATTGAGAGCTTCATTACTCCGGGGGCATGGGTGATGAGTGATATGTTCGCGACGAAAGCGATTGAGATGATTGCTCAAAACTTGAAAGCGGCTGTTGATAACGGTAAAGATACGGCTGCTCGTGAGGCGATGTCTCAGGCTCAGTATATTGCCGGAATGGGATTCTCTAATGTCGGTTTGGGTATTGTTCACTCTATGGCACATCCATTGGGTGCATTCTATGATACCCCTCATGGAGTGGCTAATGCTTTGTTGTTGCCTTATGTAATGGAATATAATGCAGCATCTGCAGCAGCTCCGAAATACAAAGAAATTGCTAAGGCAATGGGAGTGAATGTAGAAGGCATGAGTTGCGAAGAGGGAGTTAAGGCGGCTGTTGAGGCTGTGAAAGCACTTTCTGTAAGTATCAATATTCCGCAGAAGTTGCATGAAATTGGTGTGAAGGAAGAAGATATTCCTGCATTGGCTGTTGCAGCATTTAATGATGTTTGTACAGGTGGAAATCCTCGTACTACTTCAGTTGCTGATATTGAAGCATTGTACTATAAGGCGTTTTAA
- a CDS encoding glycoside hydrolase family 3 N-terminal domain-containing protein — MKGLKVLLACLLLVPLSSCVKQSDMKEKAIEGRIEKLLSKMTLQEKIGQMNQISSYGNIEEMSVTIKKGEVGSILNEIDPVRVNALQRVAVEESRLGIPLLIARDVIHGFKTIFPIPLGQAASFDPEVAREGARVAAIEASSVGVRWTFAPMIDVARDPRWGRIAEGCGEDSYLTSVMGAAMVKGFQGDSLNDPTAMAACPKHFVGYGAAEGGRDYNSTFIPERRLRNVYLPPFEAAAKAGAATYMTSFNDNNGVPSSGNKFILKQVLRKEWGFDGFVVSDWASIKEMVVHGFAANEEEAAMKAVNAGLDMEMVSYTYMNNLAKLIKEGKVKEETVDNAVRNILRIKFRLGLFDSPYVDEKKDSVMYAESHLNAAKRAAVESVILLKNKNGVLPIKSSVKTVAIVGPMADAPYEQMGTWVFDGDKAHTQTPLKAIEAMYGDKVHILYEPGLAFSRDKNMAGVAKAAAVAARADVVLAFVGEESILSGEAHCLADLNLQGAQPELIAALAKTGKPVVTVVMAGRPLTIGKEADLSGAVLYSFHPGTMGGPALADLLFGKENPSGKTPVTFPRMVGQIPVYYSHNNSGRPATRTETLLNDIPVEAGQTSLGCTSFYMDAGFDPLYPFGFGLSYTSFAYSNVKLSATELKKEEVLTVTFDLQNTGKYEGTEVAQLYVQDKVGSVTRPVKELKRFTRVTLKPGEKKTVSFELPMSELAFWNIDMKRVVEPGDFGLWVATDSQSGKEYSFKVVD; from the coding sequence ATGAAAGGATTAAAAGTTTTGTTGGCTTGTTTGCTGTTGGTGCCTTTGTCTTCTTGTGTGAAGCAGTCTGATATGAAGGAGAAAGCTATTGAAGGCAGGATTGAGAAGTTACTTTCTAAAATGACACTGCAAGAGAAAATTGGTCAGATGAATCAAATCAGTTCTTACGGGAACATTGAAGAGATGAGTGTGACAATAAAAAAAGGAGAGGTGGGCTCTATTTTGAATGAGATAGATCCGGTGCGGGTAAATGCCTTGCAGCGTGTAGCTGTGGAAGAGTCTCGTTTGGGTATCCCATTACTTATTGCTCGTGATGTTATTCATGGTTTCAAAACGATTTTCCCGATTCCTTTAGGACAAGCAGCTTCTTTCGACCCTGAAGTGGCAAGGGAAGGGGCTCGTGTAGCTGCTATTGAAGCTTCTTCTGTAGGAGTACGCTGGACGTTTGCTCCGATGATAGATGTTGCGCGCGATCCTCGTTGGGGGCGTATAGCTGAAGGTTGCGGTGAAGACTCTTATCTGACTTCTGTGATGGGAGCGGCCATGGTGAAAGGTTTTCAGGGTGATTCTCTGAATGATCCTACTGCGATGGCAGCTTGCCCTAAACATTTTGTAGGGTATGGAGCCGCTGAAGGTGGTAGGGATTACAACTCTACTTTTATTCCAGAACGTCGTTTGCGTAATGTTTATTTGCCTCCTTTTGAAGCGGCTGCTAAGGCAGGAGCGGCTACTTATATGACTTCATTCAACGATAATAACGGAGTTCCTTCGTCGGGAAATAAATTTATTTTAAAGCAAGTGTTACGCAAGGAATGGGGATTTGATGGTTTTGTTGTGTCCGACTGGGCTTCTATTAAAGAGATGGTAGTACATGGTTTTGCTGCCAATGAGGAGGAGGCTGCGATGAAGGCTGTGAATGCAGGTCTGGATATGGAGATGGTGAGCTATACATACATGAACAACTTGGCGAAATTGATTAAAGAGGGTAAGGTAAAGGAAGAAACGGTAGATAATGCTGTACGCAACATCTTACGTATTAAGTTCCGTTTGGGATTGTTCGATAGTCCTTATGTGGATGAGAAAAAAGATTCTGTGATGTATGCTGAATCTCATTTGAATGCTGCTAAGCGTGCTGCGGTAGAATCGGTTATTCTTCTGAAAAATAAAAATGGAGTGCTGCCTATAAAGAGTTCGGTAAAGACGGTTGCGATTGTCGGTCCGATGGCTGATGCACCATACGAACAGATGGGTACGTGGGTTTTTGATGGTGATAAAGCTCATACGCAAACCCCGTTAAAGGCGATAGAGGCGATGTATGGTGATAAAGTACACATCCTTTATGAGCCTGGACTGGCTTTTAGTCGTGATAAGAATATGGCGGGTGTGGCAAAGGCTGCCGCTGTGGCTGCGCGGGCGGATGTTGTTCTGGCTTTTGTGGGTGAGGAATCTATCTTATCCGGCGAGGCACACTGTTTGGCAGACCTGAATCTTCAAGGAGCTCAACCTGAACTTATTGCTGCATTGGCAAAAACAGGCAAACCAGTAGTAACAGTGGTTATGGCAGGTCGTCCATTGACTATCGGCAAAGAGGCAGATTTGTCGGGCGCCGTGCTTTATTCATTCCATCCCGGAACGATGGGTGGACCTGCATTGGCAGATTTGCTGTTTGGCAAGGAAAATCCTAGTGGAAAAACTCCTGTAACATTCCCCCGAATGGTGGGACAGATTCCTGTTTATTATTCACATAATAATAGTGGGCGTCCTGCCACTCGTACAGAGACTTTGTTAAATGATATTCCTGTGGAAGCAGGACAGACTTCTTTGGGATGTACTTCTTTCTATATGGATGCCGGCTTTGATCCTCTTTATCCGTTTGGTTTCGGACTCTCTTATACTTCATTTGCGTATAGCAATGTGAAGTTGTCTGCTACGGAACTGAAGAAAGAAGAGGTGCTAACTGTTACTTTTGATTTGCAAAACACAGGTAAATATGAAGGAACGGAAGTTGCTCAACTTTACGTACAAGATAAAGTTGGTTCGGTAACCCGTCCGGTGAAAGAGTTGAAACGTTTTACACGCGTTACCCTTAAACCGGGAGAGAAGAAAACAGTCTCTTTTGAGTTGCCTATGAGCGAACTGGCTTTTTGGAACATAGATATGAAGAGGGTTGTTGAACCGGGTGACTTTGGATTGTGGGTAGCTACTGATAGTCAGAGTGGAAAGGAATATTCATTTAAGGTAGTGGACTAA
- a CDS encoding family 16 glycosylhydrolase, producing MKIMHVFFMPFLCFLLGCGSDSPPDTNSPELPSTPTIEILPATLLSSAEGGTQNLVVKADASWTVTSSEAWCSFSPASGYMGETSLKIGTTVNHSAEQRVAKLSFVSGTYTQEYTVRQEPGVEKNYIPDGYSMVWNDEFNDSRLTNGKPALPSASDWWYETGNGGWGNNELENYIAGFKGVDTCAVVTDGTLKIIAKKVGSEVLSIRMNTSQSWTYGYFEARLKLPQGKGTWPAFWMMPKNFSAWPDDGEIDIMEEVGYRPNYVASSIHCLAYYHKIGTQKTAEKYVATAESDFHVYALEWTADYIKGYVDGDNYFTFLNDGTGNKDTWPFNAPFYLKLNLAWGGDWGGSQGVDETKLPATYEIDYVRVYQKNK from the coding sequence ATGAAAATAATGCATGTGTTTTTTATGCCCTTTCTCTGTTTTTTACTGGGATGCGGGTCTGACAGTCCCCCGGATACAAATTCTCCGGAATTACCTTCTACCCCTACGATAGAGATTCTTCCTGCTACTCTGCTTTCTTCTGCAGAAGGAGGAACGCAAAATTTGGTGGTAAAAGCAGATGCTTCGTGGACGGTAACTTCTAGCGAGGCGTGGTGCTCATTTTCTCCGGCTAGTGGCTATATGGGAGAGACGAGCCTTAAAATAGGTACAACAGTTAATCATTCTGCAGAGCAACGAGTAGCAAAATTGAGTTTTGTTTCTGGTACATATACACAAGAGTATACCGTGAGACAGGAGCCCGGTGTGGAAAAAAATTATATTCCTGATGGATATTCGATGGTTTGGAATGATGAATTTAACGATTCTCGTTTAACTAATGGTAAACCGGCTTTGCCTAGTGCGTCCGATTGGTGGTACGAAACAGGCAATGGAGGTTGGGGTAATAATGAGCTGGAGAATTATATTGCCGGTTTTAAAGGGGTTGATACGTGTGCTGTGGTAACAGATGGAACCTTAAAAATTATTGCTAAAAAGGTGGGAAGTGAAGTGCTTTCTATTCGAATGAATACCTCTCAGAGTTGGACTTATGGTTATTTTGAAGCCCGCCTTAAACTGCCGCAAGGCAAAGGCACGTGGCCGGCGTTTTGGATGATGCCTAAGAATTTTAGCGCATGGCCTGATGATGGAGAAATTGATATAATGGAAGAGGTGGGCTATCGACCTAATTACGTTGCTTCGTCCATCCATTGTTTGGCTTATTATCATAAAATAGGTACGCAGAAAACAGCGGAGAAGTATGTGGCTACTGCCGAATCGGATTTCCATGTATATGCTTTGGAGTGGACTGCGGATTATATAAAGGGTTATGTTGATGGAGATAATTATTTCACTTTCCTGAATGATGGGACAGGAAATAAGGACACATGGCCTTTTAATGCACCTTTCTATCTAAAGTTGAATTTGGCTTGGGGAGGTGATTGGGGAGGTTCGCAAGGCGTGGATGAAACGAAGTTACCTGCAACCTACGAGATTGATTATGTACGTGTTTATCAAAAAAATAAATAG
- a CDS encoding PKD domain-containing protein: MKNSIKLAFWSLMTLWGIAACSPQDNDDHSLGGIDTITSEEVSFNQQVSTSSANVLTFTNTSDAKVPYSVSWDLGNGTTGKADSIVGSYPFAGDYTVTLTLYTASGVAASTSQVIHIENSDYGLINTPVYTNLTGGIADTDGKIWVFDQYNNFAKEVADATGYEVKGHIGLGPQDSYGQNWWGAGVDEKSGGTMYSFEFTFVQSGAKLMIKNEGSGYGRNASAASVGGFHVTAVDGDDATFDYSGGNYTFAIDESGKYPKMTLSGNAFMGYYCGTQDYEIFYQTDKVMALRANNTVEGQDWVYVFCLKELNINTPKELKAIPLEETFEGATPTVVFEGENMGEKTGICDNPIFSGNTSDKVYRYQKSTSPSSNLFYVASDYKFDLTKQNKISMKVMMPGYNDYVTENGKESWATSAKLLPKVVVKLYDSSSSEPWNSATEKSVTLTSDQLDKWVDVSFDFSDVASRKDYDKIVIQFGQEGHYGEGIFYFDDFKFSE; this comes from the coding sequence ATGAAAAATAGTATCAAATTAGCTTTTTGGAGCTTAATGACCCTTTGGGGAATAGCAGCTTGTAGTCCGCAGGATAATGATGATCATTCATTAGGCGGAATAGATACGATTACTTCTGAAGAAGTCTCTTTTAATCAACAGGTCAGCACGTCAAGTGCAAATGTATTGACTTTTACTAATACATCCGATGCGAAAGTTCCTTATTCTGTATCTTGGGATTTGGGCAATGGCACTACTGGCAAAGCTGATTCTATTGTTGGATCTTATCCTTTCGCAGGCGATTACACGGTGACATTGACATTGTATACCGCCAGTGGTGTTGCTGCTTCTACAAGTCAGGTCATCCATATAGAAAACAGTGACTACGGCTTGATAAATACACCTGTATACACTAATCTGACCGGAGGTATAGCGGATACGGATGGTAAAATATGGGTATTCGACCAGTATAATAACTTTGCAAAAGAGGTGGCTGATGCAACAGGTTATGAGGTGAAAGGACATATAGGCCTAGGACCTCAGGATTCGTATGGACAGAATTGGTGGGGAGCCGGTGTTGATGAGAAAAGCGGAGGAACAATGTACTCTTTCGAATTTACTTTTGTTCAATCGGGTGCTAAGCTTATGATAAAGAATGAAGGTTCCGGTTATGGTAGGAATGCTAGTGCGGCTAGTGTAGGAGGTTTTCATGTAACAGCCGTGGATGGTGATGATGCTACGTTTGATTATTCCGGAGGAAACTATACTTTTGCGATTGATGAAAGTGGAAAATATCCTAAAATGACTCTTTCGGGGAATGCTTTTATGGGATATTATTGTGGAACTCAGGACTATGAGATTTTTTATCAGACAGATAAGGTAATGGCTCTTCGTGCTAATAATACAGTGGAGGGGCAAGATTGGGTTTATGTTTTTTGCTTGAAGGAGTTGAATATAAATACTCCTAAGGAATTGAAGGCTATTCCTCTTGAAGAAACTTTTGAAGGAGCAACTCCGACGGTGGTTTTTGAAGGTGAGAATATGGGTGAAAAAACGGGTATTTGTGATAACCCTATATTTAGTGGTAATACTTCTGATAAAGTTTATCGTTATCAAAAATCAACTAGCCCAAGCTCCAATCTTTTCTATGTAGCGTCTGATTATAAGTTTGACTTGACTAAGCAAAATAAAATCAGTATGAAAGTTATGATGCCCGGTTATAATGACTATGTAACTGAAAATGGTAAAGAATCATGGGCTACTTCAGCTAAGTTATTACCTAAAGTGGTGGTGAAGTTATATGATTCTTCTTCGTCTGAGCCTTGGAATAGTGCTACAGAAAAATCTGTCACTTTAACTTCGGATCAGTTAGATAAATGGGTCGATGTGAGCTTTGATTTTAGTGATGTTGCAAGTAGAAAAGACTATGATAAGATAGTCATTCAGTTTGGTCAGGAGGGTCATTATGGTGAAGGTATCTTCTATTTTGATGACTTTAAATTTTCTGAATAA
- a CDS encoding RagB/SusD family nutrient uptake outer membrane protein, protein MKKYKYLVIVSFLAGTLLTTACGDDFLTSSSTEKQEAGGSATEGAILSNLGSAYQILLFDSYADNNYNAVLLMSDLRSDDIYKGGGDAGDQGGLYKLSQFTSTAAETLNGLWSIYFTGLARCNNVIIACDNAVNVSDANLEKYKAEAHFLRAYYVHLLWKFWGNVPYFEEPLSTPPYMAKQLTADEIYAKIMTDLDFACTEGKLQMKTSGSNLGRVSRAAALMLKARVVMYQKDESRYAEITNDMATIIKSQAFKLMPDFGAMWLDENEFCDESIFETNQLPEGKTWASGWQGYGTNLPAFISPNSLKGGSETGDFKGGWGFGPVRQAAYDMYEEGDARRAGSINMWDASVYAPRFQDTGLFQAKYAGRVGYNPQGDTDLNYCNNLRLFRYAETLLNYVELVKMHGQAEVQGVDAQDCLDQIRKRAFVNPVLIPATAENIKLERRREFLGEGMRFWDLVRWGDAPTVLSENDAAHNSVRSFEDWMKYLPIPQGEMEKTKGTEFALVQNGQWK, encoded by the coding sequence ATGAAAAAATATAAATACTTAGTAATCGTATCCTTTCTGGCAGGGACATTACTGACAACTGCTTGTGGTGATGACTTCCTGACTTCTTCTTCTACGGAGAAACAAGAAGCCGGTGGTTCTGCTACTGAAGGTGCTATACTTTCTAATTTGGGTTCTGCTTATCAAATATTATTGTTCGATAGTTATGCCGATAATAACTACAATGCTGTGCTATTGATGTCAGATTTACGCTCGGATGATATTTACAAAGGTGGTGGAGATGCCGGCGATCAAGGCGGATTATACAAACTTTCTCAGTTTACCTCTACAGCAGCCGAAACGTTGAATGGTCTTTGGAGCATCTATTTTACTGGTTTAGCTCGTTGTAACAATGTAATCATTGCTTGTGACAATGCGGTGAATGTATCTGATGCTAACTTAGAAAAGTATAAGGCAGAAGCTCATTTTCTTAGAGCTTATTATGTGCATCTGCTCTGGAAATTCTGGGGTAATGTGCCTTATTTTGAAGAACCTCTTAGCACTCCTCCTTATATGGCTAAGCAGCTTACAGCTGATGAAATATATGCTAAAATTATGACTGATCTTGACTTCGCCTGTACGGAAGGTAAGTTGCAGATGAAAACTTCCGGTAGTAATTTGGGAAGAGTTTCGAGAGCAGCTGCTCTTATGTTAAAAGCGAGGGTTGTTATGTATCAAAAAGATGAATCTCGCTATGCTGAAATAACGAATGATATGGCAACAATTATTAAGAGTCAGGCTTTTAAATTGATGCCGGATTTCGGAGCTATGTGGTTGGACGAGAATGAATTTTGTGATGAGTCTATCTTTGAAACGAATCAGCTTCCTGAAGGAAAAACCTGGGCTAGCGGTTGGCAAGGTTATGGCACCAATCTTCCTGCCTTTATATCTCCTAATAGTTTAAAAGGCGGAAGTGAAACAGGTGACTTCAAAGGAGGTTGGGGTTTTGGACCCGTTCGTCAGGCTGCTTATGATATGTACGAAGAGGGAGATGCACGTCGTGCAGGATCTATAAATATGTGGGATGCTTCAGTATATGCTCCTCGTTTTCAGGATACGGGGTTGTTTCAGGCAAAATATGCTGGTCGCGTAGGGTATAATCCTCAGGGAGATACTGACTTGAACTATTGTAACAATCTTCGTCTTTTCCGATATGCAGAAACTCTTTTGAATTATGTTGAATTAGTGAAGATGCATGGACAGGCTGAAGTTCAGGGTGTGGATGCACAAGATTGTTTGGATCAAATAAGAAAGCGTGCGTTTGTGAACCCTGTATTGATTCCTGCAACAGCAGAAAACATCAAGTTGGAACGTCGTCGTGAGTTTCTTGGCGAAGGGATGCGCTTCTGGGATTTGGTTCGTTGGGGAGACGCTCCGACTGTACTTTCTGAAAACGATGCGGCACATAATTCCGTACGCTCTTTTGAAGATTGGATGAAGTATTTACCTATTCCTCAAGGAGAGATGGAAAAGACAAAAGGAACGGAATTTGCCCTTGTGCAAAACGGGCAATGGAAATAA